A genomic stretch from Phycisphaerae bacterium includes:
- a CDS encoding sulfite exporter TauE/SafE family protein codes for MIETLVLPAAFFLIAMLYSSVGHAGASGYLAAMALAGILPEVMKPAALCMNILVATITVIRFYRVGAFSWAKLWPFALGSIPAAYFGGAMALPTQAYRPVVGLVLLWAAARLFMIGMKESNKPLRSPPLSTALCVGIAIGLLSGLTGTGGGIFLSPVLILMHWAGTRETAGISAAFILCNSISGLTGNLVSVGHLPSLILLWMAVAGIGGLAGAGLGSKRLDPMLLRRLLAVVLIIAGFKLIFFP; via the coding sequence ATGATCGAGACGCTCGTCCTGCCCGCGGCGTTCTTCCTGATTGCGATGCTCTATTCGTCCGTCGGCCATGCCGGGGCCTCGGGATATCTGGCGGCGATGGCGCTGGCGGGCATTCTACCGGAGGTCATGAAGCCGGCCGCCCTGTGCATGAACATCCTCGTGGCCACGATCACGGTGATTCGGTTTTACCGGGTGGGGGCCTTCTCGTGGGCGAAGCTATGGCCATTCGCGCTGGGGTCGATTCCAGCGGCCTATTTCGGCGGGGCGATGGCGCTTCCCACACAAGCGTATCGCCCGGTTGTCGGGCTGGTTTTGCTCTGGGCGGCGGCGCGGTTGTTCATGATCGGGATGAAAGAGTCAAATAAGCCGCTCCGATCTCCGCCGCTGAGCACCGCGCTTTGCGTCGGCATCGCCATTGGGCTTTTATCGGGGCTGACCGGCACGGGCGGGGGGATATTTCTATCGCCGGTGCTAATCCTGATGCACTGGGCCGGGACGCGTGAGACGGCGGGCATCTCCGCCGCGTTCATCCTGTGCAATTCCATTTCCGGCCTGACGGGCAACCTGGTGAGCGTCGGCCATTTACCGTCCTTAATTCTTCTGTGGATGGCCGTGGCGGGGATCGGCGGGCTGGCGGGCGCAGGCCTGGGCAGCAAGCGCCTCGATCCGATGCTGCTCCGGCGACTTCTCGCGGTGGTGTTAATCATCGCCGGGTTCAAGCTGATTTTCTTTCCGTAA
- a CDS encoding biotin/lipoate A/B protein ligase family protein: MNRVRLLIDDPLPGPVNMARDEALLQACVPDSAPTLRFYAWKPPTISLGYFQDYAEYERLEPPAGDLAVVRRTTGGGAILHDLEVTYSLVIPLTHPLVHGKPNDLYRLAHRAIISAIGTPARMLGEGGGRCDESSHRGPFFCFARRHDLDVVVPDASGPNGFSKIAGSAQRRTAAAILQHGSIILDSRFEQQPVATWKSHNGPTDFTKAVELLMPAFEGALGLRLDPAEWRDEELDAAFRFEGRYAGRAWTVDRDRAACSASNAPG, translated from the coding sequence ATGAATCGCGTCCGATTGCTGATTGACGACCCTCTCCCGGGCCCCGTCAACATGGCCCGCGATGAGGCCCTCCTTCAGGCCTGCGTACCCGATTCAGCGCCTACCTTGCGCTTCTATGCGTGGAAACCGCCAACCATCTCGCTGGGCTATTTTCAGGACTACGCGGAATATGAGAGGCTGGAACCGCCGGCCGGCGATCTGGCCGTCGTCCGCCGAACGACCGGCGGCGGGGCCATTCTGCACGATCTCGAAGTCACCTACTCGCTCGTCATTCCGCTTACTCATCCCCTGGTACACGGAAAACCGAACGACCTATACCGCCTGGCCCATCGAGCCATCATTAGCGCGATCGGCACCCCCGCGCGGATGCTCGGGGAGGGCGGCGGTCGCTGCGACGAGTCCTCCCATCGCGGCCCCTTTTTCTGCTTCGCCCGGCGACACGACCTGGATGTCGTCGTCCCCGATGCCAGCGGCCCCAACGGCTTCTCAAAAATTGCCGGCTCAGCGCAGCGACGGACGGCCGCAGCGATCCTTCAGCACGGGTCCATCATTCTCGACTCGCGCTTCGAGCAACAACCCGTCGCGACCTGGAAGAGCCACAATGGCCCAACCGATTTCACAAAGGCCGTAGAGCTGCTCATGCCTGCGTTTGAGGGAGCCTTGGGCCTGCGTCTTGATCCCGCCGAATGGCGCGACGAGGAATTGGACGCCGCATTCCGTTTTGAAGGGCGCTATGCGGGCCGCGCCTGGACTGTCGATCGCGACCGGGCGGCTTGCAGCGCCTCCAACGCCCCCGGCTGA